The Candidatus Hinthialibacter antarcticus genome window below encodes:
- a CDS encoding ATP-binding protein, giving the protein MNQQSIQNRSQDINENVILSAIGEGSSDAITRIDANGIITSWTPGAERMLGYSTAEIIGQHVDRIIPEENREATRISIQKQMQGKFSVLHEETERLHKDGRLVPVFLTRVPLHNNNCEIASLLAILKDTSEEKKLQKQVERLQRDTAMGKVAAKVAHEIRTPLGVLFLKSDLLVERMEAAFEEWGKGDASSHHGKLDKCVADIQKQISRLEEIATNYLHLSKSRTMERQRIDLRKWMKEMLKELQEQYPQGFIDFKTEYDEESPIIDGDPQQLQRVVANLVRNSVEAIQYSHNKKGTILLRSRPVDDGVMLEVVDDGPGMSHEISEDIFDPFITTKSIGTGLGLYLVREIIDNHGGSINIDTEEGQGTAVRIFLPALPKESKTL; this is encoded by the coding sequence ATGAACCAACAATCCATTCAAAACCGTTCGCAAGACATCAACGAAAATGTGATTCTCTCCGCCATTGGCGAGGGTTCGTCTGACGCAATCACCCGCATTGACGCTAATGGCATCATTACCTCCTGGACGCCCGGCGCCGAGAGGATGTTGGGTTACAGCACTGCTGAGATTATCGGGCAGCACGTTGATCGGATCATCCCCGAAGAAAACCGCGAAGCGACGCGCATTAGCATCCAAAAGCAGATGCAAGGAAAATTCAGCGTATTGCACGAAGAGACCGAGCGCCTTCATAAAGACGGTCGGCTAGTGCCGGTTTTTTTAACGCGAGTTCCTTTACATAATAATAATTGTGAAATTGCTTCTTTATTGGCGATCTTAAAAGATACGTCCGAAGAAAAAAAATTACAGAAACAAGTCGAGCGTCTGCAACGCGACACCGCGATGGGGAAAGTCGCCGCCAAAGTTGCGCATGAAATTCGCACGCCGCTTGGCGTGTTGTTTTTAAAATCGGACCTTTTAGTCGAACGCATGGAAGCCGCGTTTGAAGAATGGGGCAAAGGCGACGCCTCCTCGCATCATGGAAAACTGGATAAATGCGTCGCCGACATTCAAAAACAAATCTCCCGCTTAGAAGAAATCGCGACCAATTACCTTCATCTCTCAAAGAGCCGAACGATGGAACGCCAGCGCATTGATTTGCGCAAATGGATGAAGGAAATGTTGAAAGAATTACAAGAACAGTATCCACAGGGTTTTATAGATTTCAAAACCGAATATGATGAAGAGTCCCCAATTATCGACGGCGACCCCCAACAATTACAGCGTGTAGTTGCCAACCTTGTCCGCAATTCGGTCGAGGCGATTCAATATTCCCATAATAAAAAGGGTACGATTTTGCTGCGCTCACGCCCGGTAGACGATGGGGTCATGCTCGAAGTGGTCGATGACGGCCCCGGTATGTCGCATGAGATCAGTGAAGATATCTTTGACCCGTTTATCACCACCAAAAGCATTGGGACCGGGTTAGGCCTTTATCTGGTCAGAGAAATCATCGACAACCACGGCGGGTCTATTAATATTGACACCGAAGAAGGACAAGGCACGGCGGTGCGCATCTTTTTGCCTGCACTGCCCA